One region of Pseudomonas sp. ABC1 genomic DNA includes:
- a CDS encoding UTRA domain-containing protein: MVADLAREPLPADSQLPAERELAERFACTRVTLRQALQLLETDGLIYRQNRRGWYVSPPRIRYDPTHVTGFMEYVKAQGRVPRTECLHAQRGTAGAWLAKRMGLDHPEQQVFHLQRRRWVDQRPVLLEYNVLVAEWCPALLSEDLSTSLTQLLRERFGHVQSRSELLMHPETLDEEQATQLQASPGSNGFYLERLSFGEQGQPVEFDREFWRPDALAVVLETQGVRT; encoded by the coding sequence ATGGTCGCGGACCTTGCCCGGGAACCCCTGCCCGCCGACAGCCAGTTGCCCGCCGAACGCGAGCTGGCCGAACGCTTCGCCTGCACCCGGGTAACCTTGCGCCAGGCCCTGCAACTGCTGGAAACCGACGGGCTGATCTACCGCCAGAACCGTCGCGGCTGGTACGTCAGCCCGCCGCGCATCCGCTACGACCCGACCCACGTCACCGGCTTCATGGAGTACGTGAAGGCCCAGGGCCGCGTCCCGCGCACCGAGTGCCTGCACGCCCAGCGCGGCACCGCCGGCGCCTGGCTGGCCAAGCGCATGGGCCTCGACCACCCGGAGCAACAGGTCTTCCACCTGCAACGGCGGCGCTGGGTCGACCAGCGTCCGGTGCTGCTGGAATACAACGTACTGGTCGCCGAGTGGTGCCCCGCGCTGCTCAGCGAAGACCTCTCCACCTCCCTGACCCAACTGCTGCGCGAGCGCTTTGGCCATGTGCAGTCGCGCAGCGAACTGCTGATGCACCCGGAAACCCTCGATGAAGAACAGGCGACCCAGCTCCAGGCCAGCCCCGGTAGCAACGGCTTCTATCTGGAACGCCTGAGCTTCGGCGAACAGGGCCAACCGGTGGAGTTCGACCGCGAGTTCTGGCGTCCGGATGCCCTCGCCGTGGTGCTGGAAACCCAGGGCGTGCGCACCTGA
- a CDS encoding ABC transporter substrate-binding protein — protein sequence MTSFDRRTLLRNGALLAGAALLPGLASAARPQPLRVWRYKGSAAHFLEDAGQAATPYPVEWVDIGGGNLVLEALTSGSLDYAFMSEIPPIFASIAKAPLALIASYSGDNNQSGIVVKKNAGIEHIGDLRGKRISYVRATNTHYLVLNMLRQNGLSLSDVQAIPLPAQDALTAFQNGHIDALVTGGISAIHAEVNLDGVLLKSAEGYYSGSFLIASTRDALADPTRRAAIGDFLLREKATWAWIESHPRQWAERSERLTGIPRELYLRQFERRSQPARLKLVEDSDIEAQQQVADLFHESGLIRQKVDVRPLWDRRFTELLS from the coding sequence ATGACCTCATTCGACCGCCGCACCCTGTTGCGCAACGGCGCCCTGCTGGCTGGCGCGGCGCTGCTGCCGGGACTGGCCAGCGCCGCCCGCCCGCAGCCGCTCCGGGTCTGGCGCTATAAAGGCAGCGCGGCCCACTTCCTCGAAGACGCCGGACAGGCGGCCACGCCCTATCCCGTGGAATGGGTGGATATCGGCGGCGGCAACCTGGTGCTCGAAGCCCTGACCAGCGGCAGCCTCGACTACGCCTTCATGAGCGAGATACCGCCGATCTTCGCCAGCATCGCCAAGGCGCCGCTGGCGCTGATCGCCAGCTACAGCGGCGACAACAACCAGAGCGGCATCGTCGTCAAGAAGAACGCCGGCATCGAGCATATCGGCGACCTCAGGGGCAAGCGCATCAGCTATGTACGCGCCACCAACACCCATTACCTGGTGCTCAACATGCTGCGCCAGAACGGCCTGTCCCTGAGCGATGTGCAGGCTATCCCACTGCCCGCGCAGGATGCCCTGACCGCGTTCCAGAACGGCCATATCGACGCACTGGTGACCGGGGGCATCAGCGCCATCCACGCTGAGGTCAACCTTGATGGCGTACTGCTGAAAAGCGCGGAAGGCTACTACTCCGGCAGTTTCCTCATCGCCAGCACCCGTGACGCCCTGGCAGACCCGACCCGGCGTGCCGCCATCGGCGATTTCCTGCTGCGGGAAAAGGCCACCTGGGCGTGGATCGAGAGCCATCCGCGGCAATGGGCCGAACGCAGCGAACGGCTGACAGGCATCCCTCGGGAACTCTACCTGCGCCAGTTCGAACGGCGCAGCCAGCCGGCACGGCTCAAGCTAGTGGAAGACTCGGACATCGAGGCACAACAGCAGGTGGCCGACCTGTTCCACGAAAGCGGGCTGATCCGCCAGAAAGTGGATGTACGCCCCCTGTGGGACAGGCGCTTCACCGAACTGCTGAGCTGA
- a CDS encoding class II aldolase/adducin family protein: MTSRTHSILALPHADNRLLSTQVPTHADLQAERLHRKQRLAAAYRLFAELGFEVGVAGHFTARDPIETEHFWINPLGVPFSQIRVSDLLRVNGEGQVVEGDGLLNTSALDLHYELQRARPEVVGIAHVHGFHGRVWSSFGRLFEPIIAESSAFIDDQVIFERNALRNASGALEQDREIVTRAFVERFAQHNLLVWQNHGLWTTGETVESAAWRFIQADDSAKAHLLAYAAGQPLVPEIDPADRASKERREFFGWLNFLPLWDRIRLQQPDLLD, encoded by the coding sequence ATGACCAGCCGAACCCACAGCATCCTTGCCCTGCCGCATGCCGATAACCGCCTGCTGAGCACACAAGTCCCGACCCACGCCGATCTCCAGGCGGAACGCCTGCACCGCAAGCAACGCCTGGCCGCCGCCTACCGGCTGTTCGCCGAGCTGGGCTTCGAGGTCGGCGTCGCCGGGCATTTCACCGCCCGCGACCCGATCGAAACCGAGCATTTCTGGATCAACCCGCTGGGCGTGCCCTTCTCGCAGATCCGCGTTTCCGACCTGTTGCGGGTAAACGGCGAAGGCCAGGTCGTCGAAGGCGACGGCCTGCTCAACACCAGCGCCCTCGACCTGCACTACGAATTGCAGCGCGCCCGCCCCGAAGTGGTCGGCATTGCCCACGTGCATGGTTTCCATGGCCGCGTCTGGTCCTCTTTCGGGCGCCTGTTCGAGCCGATCATCGCGGAATCGTCGGCGTTCATCGACGATCAGGTGATCTTCGAGCGCAATGCCCTGCGCAATGCCAGCGGTGCCCTGGAGCAGGACCGCGAGATCGTCACCCGCGCCTTCGTCGAGCGCTTCGCCCAACACAACCTGCTGGTCTGGCAGAACCATGGCCTGTGGACCACCGGGGAAACCGTGGAAAGCGCGGCCTGGCGTTTCATCCAGGCCGACGACAGCGCCAAGGCACACCTGCTGGCCTATGCCGCCGGGCAACCGCTGGTGCCGGAGATCGACCCGGCGGACCGCGCCTCGAAGGAACGCCGCGAGTTCTTCGGCTGGCTGAATTTCCTCCCACTCTGGGACCGTATCCGCCTGCAACAGCCGGACCTGCTGGACTGA
- the pnuC gene encoding nicotinamide riboside transporter PnuC, producing the protein MSSLEIIAVIVNILGVWLTARRIRWCWPVNIVAVLLYAWIFFEVKLYSDMLLQLAFVLMQGYGWWQWSSGRDLAGKVHVERLPRAAALPALGAGLLGGLLLGAIMHHLTDAAVPWLDALLTAFSLVASFWAARKYLESWVLWIVLDILYVGLFAYKGLHLTAALYAGFIILAGYGLLAWRNDLRQQAQPATGATP; encoded by the coding sequence ATGTCATCCCTGGAAATCATCGCCGTCATCGTCAACATTCTCGGCGTCTGGCTCACCGCCCGGCGCATCCGCTGGTGCTGGCCGGTGAACATCGTCGCCGTGCTGCTCTACGCCTGGATCTTCTTCGAGGTGAAGCTTTATTCCGACATGCTGCTGCAACTGGCCTTCGTGCTGATGCAAGGCTATGGCTGGTGGCAATGGAGCAGTGGCCGCGACCTCGCCGGCAAGGTCCACGTGGAGCGCCTGCCGCGCGCCGCCGCCCTGCCCGCGCTGGGCGCAGGCCTGCTCGGCGGCCTGCTGCTGGGCGCGATCATGCACCACCTGACCGATGCCGCCGTACCCTGGCTGGATGCCCTGCTGACCGCATTCAGCCTGGTCGCCAGCTTCTGGGCCGCCCGCAAGTACCTGGAGAGCTGGGTGCTGTGGATCGTCCTCGACATCCTCTATGTCGGCCTGTTCGCCTACAAGGGCCTGCACCTGACGGCCGCGCTCTATGCCGGCTTTATCATCCTGGCGGGCTACGGGCTGCTGGCCTGGCGCAACGACCTGCGCCAGCAGGCACAACCCGCCACGGGCGCCACGCCATGA
- a CDS encoding alpha/beta fold hydrolase: protein MAVFNHQDGRHIEVDGAQLYMEQQGNPDGPVLVFLHGGVGDIETFNAITPHLAGQYRLIGIDTRGHGKSTLGTAPLSYARIQRDVQAVLHSLGVPRFTLIGHSDGGIAALRLAAARAPGLDRFVTIGAHWALPKDDPTRALYQGITAADWREMFPHSYNSYQALNPAPDFEALVAAVRDLWLDTGPDGYPAESVRDIEACLLAVRGDEDPLVSRSNALELVERVPGAALLNIPFTDHSPHEDRPQWLLAPLLHFLQVD from the coding sequence ATGGCGGTCTTCAATCACCAGGACGGGCGGCATATCGAGGTCGATGGCGCCCAACTCTACATGGAACAGCAGGGCAACCCGGACGGCCCTGTGCTGGTGTTCCTGCATGGCGGCGTCGGCGATATCGAGACCTTCAACGCCATCACCCCGCACCTGGCCGGACAGTACCGCCTGATCGGTATCGATACCCGTGGCCACGGCAAATCCACGCTGGGCACCGCCCCCCTGAGCTACGCGCGAATCCAGCGGGATGTGCAGGCCGTACTCCACTCGCTCGGCGTACCACGCTTCACCCTGATCGGCCATAGCGACGGCGGCATCGCTGCCTTGCGCCTGGCAGCCGCCAGGGCTCCGGGCCTCGACCGGTTCGTCACCATCGGCGCGCACTGGGCCTTGCCGAAGGACGACCCGACCCGCGCGCTGTACCAGGGCATCACCGCCGCCGACTGGCGGGAGATGTTCCCCCACAGCTACAACAGCTACCAGGCCCTGAACCCTGCGCCGGACTTCGAGGCATTGGTGGCGGCGGTTCGCGACCTCTGGCTCGACACCGGCCCGGACGGCTACCCGGCGGAAAGCGTACGGGATATCGAGGCCTGCCTGCTGGCGGTACGCGGTGACGAAGACCCGCTGGTGTCACGCAGCAATGCACTCGAACTCGTCGAACGAGTGCCTGGGGCCGCCCTGTTGAACATCCCCTTCACCGACCACTCGCCCCATGAAGACCGCCCTCAGTGGCTGCTCGCGCCGCTGTTGCACTTTCTGCAGGTCGACTGA